The following proteins are co-located in the Streptomyces sp. NBC_00435 genome:
- a CDS encoding TetR/AcrR family transcriptional regulator: MAPLTTTAGPSGPKQARSRVTRRHLLEAAVSCLAEQGWAGSTVAVVAERAGVSRGAAQHHFRTREELFTAAVEYMAEQRSTALLDLFPHGAAEAARVDVVEALIDMYTGPMFRAALQLWVAASHEEQLRPRVAELEARVGRETHRIAVELLGADESVPGVRETVQGLLDMARGLGLANVITDDTARRARVVAQWARILDAALG, from the coding sequence ATGGCTCCGCTGACCACGACGGCCGGCCCGAGCGGCCCCAAGCAGGCCCGCAGCCGCGTCACCCGCCGCCACCTCCTGGAGGCGGCCGTCTCCTGCCTGGCGGAACAGGGCTGGGCCGGATCCACCGTGGCCGTGGTCGCGGAGCGCGCGGGCGTCTCGCGCGGGGCCGCCCAGCACCACTTCCGCACCCGCGAGGAGCTGTTCACGGCGGCCGTCGAGTACATGGCCGAGCAGCGCTCGACCGCGCTCCTGGACCTGTTCCCGCACGGCGCGGCCGAGGCGGCCCGCGTCGACGTGGTCGAGGCGCTGATCGACATGTACACCGGCCCGATGTTCCGGGCCGCCCTCCAGCTGTGGGTGGCCGCCTCCCACGAGGAGCAGCTGCGGCCCCGGGTGGCCGAGCTGGAGGCTCGGGTGGGCCGCGAGACCCACCGCATCGCGGTGGAGCTGCTGGGCGCCGACGAGTCCGTACCGGGCGTACGCGAGACGGTGCAGGGTCTGCTCGACATGGCCCGAGGTCTGGGCCTGGCCAACGTCATCACCGACGACACCGCCCGCCGGGCCCGTGTGGTGGCCCAGTGGGCCCGGATCCTGGACGCGGCCCTGGGCTGA
- a CDS encoding enoyl-CoA hydratase family protein, with protein sequence MPPLVHAARATGVTTLTLDSPANRNALSAALVAELRAALATAAADPGTAAVVLTHTGNTFCAGADLKSPCDPADFLALLREIAELPKPVAARVTGHVRAGGLGLLGVCDIAAAGPTSTYAFTETHLGVVPAVISAPLLPRLDPRAAARYFLTAEAFDAAEATRIGLLTLHAKDGEDIDKVLEPVLEGLRKAGPQALAATKQLLTAPVRAALEQDGAALAELSAHHFASAEAREGIRARFERRDPSWLR encoded by the coding sequence ATGCCCCCACTGGTCCACGCCGCGCGAGCGACCGGCGTCACCACGCTCACCCTCGACTCCCCGGCCAACCGCAACGCCCTCTCCGCAGCCTTGGTCGCAGAACTCCGCGCGGCGCTCGCCACCGCGGCCGCCGACCCGGGCACGGCCGCGGTGGTCCTCACCCACACCGGCAACACCTTCTGCGCGGGCGCCGACCTCAAGTCCCCCTGCGACCCGGCCGACTTCCTGGCCCTGCTGAGGGAGATCGCCGAACTCCCCAAGCCCGTGGCCGCCCGCGTCACCGGCCACGTCCGCGCGGGCGGTCTCGGACTGCTCGGCGTCTGCGACATCGCCGCCGCCGGGCCCACGTCCACGTACGCCTTCACCGAGACCCACCTCGGTGTCGTCCCGGCCGTCATCTCCGCGCCGCTGCTCCCGCGCCTGGACCCGCGCGCCGCCGCCCGCTACTTCCTGACCGCCGAGGCCTTCGACGCCGCCGAGGCCACCCGGATCGGTCTGCTCACGCTGCACGCCAAGGACGGCGAGGACATCGACAAGGTCCTGGAGCCCGTACTCGAAGGCCTGCGCAAGGCCGGCCCCCAGGCGCTGGCCGCGACGAAGCAGCTGCTCACCGCCCCGGTACGGGCCGCCCTGGAACAGGACGGAGCCGCGCTCGCGGAGCTGTCCGCCCACCACTTCGCCTCCGCCGAAGCCCGCGAGGGCATCAGAGCCCGCTTCGAGCGCCGGGACCCGTCATGGCTCCGCTGA
- a CDS encoding acyl-CoA dehydrogenase family protein — protein sequence MSPTPGTNNLETEEHKALRAAVAALGQKYGREYLARVAREGGHPDELWADAGKLGYLGVNLPEEYGGGGGGIAELSIVLEELGAAGCPLLMMVVSPAICGTVISRFGTEAQKRDWLPGLADGSRTMAFGITEPDAGSNSHRITTTARRDGDDWILTGRKVFISGVDIADATLIVGRTEDSRTGSLKPCLFMVPRDAAGFSRTPIDMELQAAEKQFELVLDEVRLPSSALVGDEDAGLLQLFAGLNPERIMTAAFAIGMGRYALAKAVDYARTRQVWKTPIGAHQAVAHPLAQSHIELELARLMMQKAAHLYDAGDDMGAGEAANMAKYAAGEACVRAVDQSVHTLGGNGLTREYGLAALIVASRVARIAPVSREMILNFVSHQTLGLPKSY from the coding sequence ATGAGCCCCACCCCCGGCACCAACAACCTCGAAACCGAAGAACACAAGGCCCTGAGGGCGGCGGTCGCCGCCCTGGGCCAGAAGTACGGCCGCGAGTACCTCGCGCGTGTGGCCCGGGAGGGCGGCCACCCCGACGAGCTCTGGGCGGACGCCGGGAAACTCGGCTACCTCGGGGTCAACCTCCCCGAGGAGTACGGCGGCGGAGGCGGCGGCATCGCCGAACTCTCCATCGTCCTCGAAGAACTCGGGGCCGCGGGCTGCCCCCTGCTCATGATGGTGGTCTCACCCGCCATCTGCGGCACCGTCATCTCCCGCTTCGGCACCGAAGCCCAGAAGCGGGACTGGCTCCCCGGTCTAGCCGACGGCAGCCGGACGATGGCCTTCGGCATCACCGAACCCGACGCCGGCTCCAACTCCCACCGCATCACCACCACCGCCCGCCGCGACGGCGACGACTGGATCCTGACCGGCCGAAAGGTCTTCATCTCCGGCGTGGACATCGCCGACGCCACCCTCATAGTCGGCCGCACGGAGGACTCCCGTACGGGGAGTCTGAAGCCCTGCCTGTTCATGGTCCCCCGCGACGCCGCCGGCTTCTCCCGCACGCCGATCGACATGGAACTCCAGGCGGCGGAGAAGCAGTTCGAACTGGTCCTGGACGAGGTGCGGCTGCCCAGCTCGGCGCTGGTCGGCGACGAGGACGCGGGGCTCCTCCAGCTCTTCGCCGGCCTCAATCCGGAACGGATCATGACGGCCGCCTTCGCCATCGGCATGGGCCGCTACGCCCTGGCCAAGGCCGTCGACTACGCGAGGACCCGCCAGGTCTGGAAGACGCCCATCGGCGCCCACCAGGCCGTCGCCCACCCCCTGGCCCAGTCCCACATCGAGCTGGAGCTGGCCCGTCTGATGATGCAGAAGGCGGCCCACCTCTACGACGCGGGCGACGACATGGGCGCGGGCGAGGCCGCGAACATGGCCAAGTACGCCGCCGGTGAAGCCTGCGTGCGGGCGGTGGACCAGTCCGTCCACACCCTGGGCGGCAACGGCCTGACCCGCGAGTACGGCCTCGCCGCGCTGATCGTCGCCTCCCGGGTGGCCCGCATCGCCCCCGTCAGCCGGGAGATGATCCTCAACTTCGTCTCCCACCAGACCCTGGGTCTGCCCAAGTCCTACTGA
- a CDS encoding acetyl/propionyl/methylcrotonyl-CoA carboxylase subunit alpha, with product MTNLTSLLVANRGEIAVRVLRTARALGLATVAVHSDPDAGALHVREADTAVRLPGAAPADTYLRGDLLVRAALAAGADAVHPGYGFLSENADFARAVLAAGLTWVGPPPEAMEAMASKTRAKELMRAAGVPLLDPVDPHAATAADLPLLLKAAAGGGGRGMRVVRDLDSLKEDLEAASAEALSAFGDGEVFAEPYVERARHVEVQILADSHGTVWALGTRDCSLQRRHQKVIEEAPAPGLPEALRTALHEAAVAAARAVSYEGAGTVEFLVTADGRPYFLEMNTRLQVEHPVTEAVFGLDLVALQLRIAEGTALPLSPPQPAGHAVEARLYAEDPAQDWRPQTGTLHTLAVPGEVRVDTGFTDGDTVSVHYDPMLAKVVAYAPTRAEAVRALAHALAGARIHGLTTNRELLVRSLRHPEFTAGLLDTGFYERHLPALTEADPDDPAPALSALAAALAEAAPAPDAPLATRLGGWRNLRSQPQSRRYTVAGTEHEVRYHRARGGFPEPVDHPGVRILSAARHLVVLEVDRVRRVFHVKQKSNTPPETYVDSTLGAHTLIPVPRFADPQDRTEPGSLLAPMPGTVVRVAEGLAPGATVTAGQPLLWLEAMKMEHRILAPASGTLTALHAVTGQQVEFGALLAVVQEEA from the coding sequence ATGACGAACCTGACCTCCCTCCTCGTCGCCAACCGCGGTGAGATCGCCGTCCGCGTCCTGCGCACCGCCCGCGCGCTGGGCCTGGCCACCGTCGCCGTGCACTCCGACCCCGACGCCGGGGCCCTGCACGTCCGCGAGGCCGACACGGCCGTACGGCTGCCCGGCGCGGCCCCCGCGGACACCTACCTGCGTGGCGACCTGCTGGTCCGGGCCGCCCTCGCCGCGGGCGCCGACGCCGTCCACCCGGGCTACGGATTCCTCTCCGAGAACGCCGACTTCGCCCGCGCGGTCCTGGCCGCCGGACTCACCTGGGTCGGCCCGCCGCCCGAGGCCATGGAGGCCATGGCCTCCAAGACCCGGGCCAAGGAGCTGATGCGCGCCGCCGGGGTCCCGCTGCTTGACCCGGTGGACCCGCACGCGGCCACCGCCGCCGACCTCCCGCTGCTCCTCAAGGCGGCGGCGGGCGGCGGCGGGCGCGGCATGCGCGTGGTCCGAGACCTGGACTCCCTCAAGGAGGACCTCGAAGCCGCGTCCGCCGAAGCCCTGTCCGCCTTCGGGGACGGCGAGGTCTTCGCGGAGCCCTACGTGGAGCGCGCACGCCACGTCGAGGTGCAGATCCTCGCCGACTCCCACGGCACCGTCTGGGCGCTGGGCACCCGGGACTGCTCCCTCCAGCGCCGCCACCAGAAGGTCATCGAGGAAGCCCCTGCCCCCGGCCTGCCCGAGGCCCTGCGCACGGCCCTCCACGAGGCCGCCGTAGCCGCCGCGCGCGCGGTCTCCTACGAGGGCGCGGGCACGGTCGAGTTCCTCGTCACCGCCGACGGCCGCCCGTACTTCCTGGAGATGAACACCCGCCTCCAGGTGGAACACCCCGTCACCGAGGCGGTCTTCGGGCTCGACCTCGTCGCACTGCAGCTGCGGATCGCCGAGGGCACGGCCCTGCCCCTGTCCCCGCCGCAGCCCGCCGGGCACGCCGTCGAGGCCCGTCTGTACGCCGAGGACCCGGCCCAGGACTGGCGCCCGCAGACCGGGACCCTGCACACCCTCGCCGTCCCCGGGGAGGTCCGCGTGGACACCGGATTCACCGACGGGGACACCGTCTCCGTCCACTACGACCCCATGCTCGCCAAGGTCGTCGCGTACGCCCCGACCCGCGCCGAGGCCGTCCGCGCCCTCGCCCACGCCCTGGCCGGAGCCCGGATCCACGGGCTGACCACCAACCGCGAGCTCCTCGTACGGTCCCTGCGGCACCCGGAGTTCACGGCCGGACTGCTCGACACCGGCTTCTACGAGCGCCACCTGCCCGCCCTCACCGAGGCCGACCCGGACGACCCGGCCCCCGCGCTCTCCGCGCTGGCCGCGGCCCTGGCCGAGGCGGCCCCCGCCCCGGACGCCCCGCTCGCCACCCGGCTCGGCGGCTGGCGCAACCTGCGCTCCCAGCCACAGAGCCGCCGCTACACGGTGGCCGGCACGGAGCACGAGGTCCGTTACCACCGGGCCCGCGGCGGCTTCCCGGAACCCGTGGACCATCCCGGTGTTCGCATCCTGTCCGCCGCACGGCACCTGGTAGTCCTCGAAGTCGACCGCGTCCGGCGCGTGTTCCACGTGAAACAAAAATCGAACACGCCGCCCGAGACCTACGTCGACTCCACCCTCGGCGCCCACACCCTGATCCCCGTCCCCCGGTTCGCGGACCCCCAGGACCGCACCGAACCGGGCTCCCTGCTGGCACCCATGCCCGGCACCGTCGTCCGCGTCGCCGAGGGCCTCGCCCCCGGGGCCACCGTCACCGCCGGGCAGCCACTGCTCTGGCTGGAGGCCATGAAGATGGAACACCGCATCCTCGCGCCCGCCTCCGGCACGCTCACCGCGCTCCACGCCGTCACCGGCCAACAGGTCGAATTCGGCGCCCTGCTCGCAGTAGTCCAGGAGGAAGCATGA
- a CDS encoding acyl-CoA carboxylase subunit beta, with product MTRLKSAVDPLAPEHAKARTAALERLAELDSAHAAALEGGGEKYTARHRARGKLLARERIELLLDPDTPFLELSPLAAWGSDYPVGASMVTGIGTVEGVECLVTANDPTVRGGASNPWTLKKALRANEIARQNRLPCISLVESGGADLPSQKEIFIPGGAIFRDITRLSAEGIPTVAVVFGNSTAGGAYVPGMSDHTIMIKDRSKVFLGGPPLVKMATGEESDDESLGGADMHARTSGLADYFALDEYDAIRQARRVVARLNHRKPQADPPRAEEPLHDPEELLGIVPADLKTPFDPREVIARIVDASDFDEFKPLYGTSLVTGWATLHGYPVGILANAQGVLFSAESQKAAQFIQLANQRDIPLLFLHNTTGYMVGKEYEQGGIIKHGSMMINAVSNSRVPHLSVLIGASYGAGHYGMCGRAYEPRFLFAWPSAKSAVMGPAQLAGVLSIVSRQSAAAKGQPYDEEADAGMRAFVEAQIESESLPMFLSGRLYDDGVIDPRDTRTVLGLCLSAVHNAPVEGARGGFGVFRM from the coding sequence GTGACCCGCCTCAAGTCCGCTGTCGACCCGCTCGCCCCCGAGCACGCGAAGGCCCGTACCGCCGCACTGGAACGCCTCGCCGAGCTCGACTCCGCGCACGCCGCCGCCCTCGAAGGCGGCGGCGAGAAGTACACCGCCCGCCACAGGGCCCGCGGCAAGCTCCTCGCCCGGGAACGCATCGAGTTGCTCCTCGACCCGGACACCCCCTTCCTGGAGCTGTCCCCGCTCGCCGCCTGGGGCAGCGACTACCCGGTCGGCGCCTCGATGGTCACCGGCATCGGCACGGTCGAGGGCGTCGAATGCCTGGTGACGGCCAACGACCCCACCGTCCGCGGTGGCGCCTCCAACCCCTGGACGCTCAAGAAGGCCCTGCGCGCCAACGAGATCGCCCGCCAGAACCGGCTCCCCTGCATCAGCCTCGTCGAGTCCGGCGGCGCCGATCTCCCCTCGCAGAAGGAGATCTTCATCCCGGGCGGCGCGATCTTCCGCGACATCACCCGGCTCTCGGCGGAGGGCATCCCGACCGTCGCCGTGGTCTTCGGCAACTCCACGGCCGGAGGCGCGTACGTCCCCGGCATGTCCGACCACACCATCATGATCAAGGATCGCTCCAAGGTGTTCCTCGGCGGTCCGCCGCTCGTCAAGATGGCCACCGGCGAGGAGAGCGACGACGAATCCCTCGGCGGAGCCGACATGCACGCCCGGACCTCGGGGCTCGCCGACTACTTCGCCCTCGACGAGTACGACGCCATCCGCCAGGCCCGCCGCGTGGTCGCCCGCCTCAACCATCGCAAGCCGCAGGCCGATCCGCCCCGGGCCGAGGAACCCCTCCACGACCCTGAGGAACTCCTCGGCATCGTCCCCGCCGACCTCAAAACGCCCTTCGATCCCCGCGAGGTCATCGCCCGCATCGTCGACGCCTCCGACTTCGACGAGTTCAAGCCCCTCTACGGCACCAGCCTGGTCACCGGCTGGGCCACCCTCCACGGCTACCCGGTCGGCATCCTCGCCAACGCCCAGGGGGTGCTGTTCAGCGCGGAATCGCAGAAGGCCGCCCAGTTCATCCAGCTCGCCAACCAGCGCGACATCCCGCTCCTCTTCCTCCACAACACCACCGGCTACATGGTCGGCAAGGAGTACGAGCAGGGCGGCATCATCAAACACGGCTCGATGATGATCAACGCGGTCTCCAACTCCCGCGTCCCCCATCTCTCCGTCCTGATCGGCGCCAGCTACGGCGCCGGCCACTACGGCATGTGCGGCCGCGCCTACGAGCCCCGCTTCCTCTTCGCCTGGCCCAGCGCCAAGTCCGCCGTCATGGGCCCCGCCCAGCTCGCCGGAGTGCTCTCCATCGTGTCCCGCCAGTCCGCCGCCGCGAAGGGGCAGCCCTACGACGAAGAGGCCGATGCGGGGATGCGCGCCTTCGTGGAGGCGCAGATCGAGTCCGAGTCCCTGCCGATGTTCCTGTCCGGGCGGCTGTACGACGACGGGGTCATCGACCCCCGCGACACCCGCACCGTCCTCGGCCTGTGCCTGTCGGCCGTCCACAACGCCCCTGTCGAGGGCGCCCGTGGCGGCTTCGGCGTCTTCCGGATGTGA
- a CDS encoding acyclic terpene utilization AtuA family protein — protein sequence MTRRPLRIGNASGFYGDRSAAFREMLTDGPLDVLTGDYLAELTMLILGRDRLKNPEAGYAKTFLRQLEECLGLAHERGVRIVANAGGLNPAGLAGAVRALAAKLSVPVTVAHVEGDDLMPYGMPYGQDALTANAYLGGAGVTACLRAGADVVVTGRVTDAALVSGPAAWWFDWAPDDHDRLAGAVVAGHVLECGTQATGGNYAFFTRHDVSRPGFPLAEIAEDGSSVITKHPGTGGVVSVGTVTAQLLYETQGARYLGPDVTARLDTVRLTAAAPDRVRISGVLGEPPPGTLKVGVTRIGGWRNEVVFVLTGLDIEAKSALVQSQLASLLSPVASVAWTLSRTDHEDAHTEETASALLRLVVRDPSPDRVGRALTSAAIELALASYPGFHVTAPPAPAQPYGVFAATAVPTAEVPHTAVLPDGTRLPMRADLPMRADLHVAVDPHMAADPLMAADPAGQAPSPPFPRSPGIARTLASVADGAEGPSPSPAGLHVAGVGSHTNAGGPGAEPPVPGRGGAGESPAGPTRRVPLGRLVGARSGDKGGDANVGVWAETAPAWEWLRDTLTVGTFKELLPETAPLEVTRHVLPNLRSLNFTVTRILGDGVASGHRFDPQAKALGEWLRSRHIEVPVALLHQPAAQATAEATAPAHPHHPGGDPLPEATTQEGTP from the coding sequence ATGACCCGGCGCCCGCTGCGGATCGGCAACGCGTCGGGCTTCTACGGGGACCGGTCCGCGGCCTTCCGCGAGATGCTGACGGACGGCCCCCTGGACGTGCTGACCGGGGACTATCTGGCCGAGCTGACCATGCTGATCCTGGGCCGCGACCGGTTGAAGAACCCGGAGGCCGGCTATGCCAAAACCTTCCTGCGCCAGCTGGAGGAGTGTCTCGGCCTCGCCCACGAGCGGGGCGTGCGGATCGTCGCGAACGCGGGCGGACTGAACCCGGCCGGACTCGCCGGCGCGGTACGGGCGCTGGCCGCGAAGCTGTCCGTCCCCGTCACCGTCGCGCACGTGGAGGGCGACGACCTGATGCCGTACGGGATGCCGTACGGACAGGACGCGCTCACCGCGAACGCCTACCTCGGCGGCGCCGGCGTCACCGCCTGCCTGCGGGCGGGCGCGGACGTGGTGGTGACCGGCCGGGTCACGGACGCGGCCCTGGTCAGCGGGCCGGCGGCGTGGTGGTTCGACTGGGCGCCGGACGACCACGACCGGCTGGCGGGAGCGGTGGTGGCCGGCCACGTGCTGGAGTGCGGCACGCAGGCGACCGGCGGCAACTACGCCTTCTTCACCCGGCACGACGTGTCCCGGCCGGGCTTCCCGCTCGCGGAGATCGCGGAGGACGGCTCCTCGGTCATCACGAAGCACCCGGGCACGGGCGGGGTGGTCTCGGTCGGCACGGTCACGGCTCAACTCCTCTACGAAACCCAGGGCGCCCGCTACCTGGGCCCCGACGTGACGGCCCGCCTGGACACGGTGCGGCTGACCGCGGCGGCTCCGGACCGGGTCCGGATCTCGGGAGTCCTGGGGGAGCCCCCGCCCGGGACCCTGAAGGTGGGCGTCACCAGGATCGGCGGCTGGCGCAACGAGGTGGTCTTCGTCCTCACGGGCCTGGACATCGAGGCGAAGTCAGCGCTGGTCCAGTCCCAGTTGGCCTCGCTGCTCTCCCCGGTGGCGTCCGTCGCCTGGACCCTGTCGAGGACGGACCACGAGGACGCGCACACGGAGGAGACGGCGAGCGCGCTGCTCCGCCTGGTGGTCCGGGACCCGTCCCCCGACCGGGTCGGCCGCGCCCTGACCTCGGCGGCGATCGAGCTGGCCCTCGCCAGCTACCCGGGCTTCCACGTCACGGCCCCACCCGCCCCGGCCCAGCCGTACGGGGTCTTCGCCGCGACCGCGGTCCCCACCGCGGAGGTTCCCCACACGGCAGTCCTCCCGGACGGCACCCGCCTGCCGATGCGGGCGGACCTGCCGATGCGTGCGGACCTGCACGTGGCCGTGGACCCGCACATGGCCGCGGACCCGCTGATGGCCGCGGACCCGGCCGGGCAGGCCCCCTCCCCGCCCTTCCCCCGTTCCCCGGGCATCGCCCGGACCCTCGCCTCGGTCGCCGACGGTGCTGAGGGGCCGTCTCCATCGCCGGCGGGGCTGCATGTGGCCGGCGTGGGCTCCCACACGAACGCCGGCGGTCCGGGAGCCGAGCCACCGGTTCCGGGAAGGGGCGGGGCGGGGGAAAGCCCCGCGGGGCCGACCCGACGGGTGCCGCTCGGCCGGCTGGTGGGGGCCCGTAGCGGCGACAAGGGCGGCGACGCCAACGTCGGAGTGTGGGCCGAGACGGCCCCCGCCTGGGAGTGGCTCCGCGACACCCTCACCGTCGGCACCTTCAAGGAACTGCTCCCGGAGACGGCCCCACTGGAAGTGACCCGTCACGTACTCCCCAACCTCCGCTCCCTCAACTTCACCGTCACCCGCATCCTCGGCGACGGCGTGGCCTCCGGCCACCGCTTCGACCCCCAGGCAAAGGCCCTCGGCGAGTGGCTCCGCTCCCGCCACATCGAAGTCCCGGTAGCCCTGCTCCATCAGCCCGCCGCCCAGGCCACCGCCGAAGCCACCGCCCCGGCCCACCCCCACCACCCCGGAGGGGACCCGCTCCCCGAGGCCACCACCCAGGAGGGGACCCCGTGA
- a CDS encoding TIGR03084 family metal-binding protein: protein MPDPSAVAVFADLHEEGAELDSLVAELPAAGWAGPTPAPGWSVAHQIAHLHWTDRASLLALTDAVAFAVLVEEAAKAPDSFVDAGAEEGAVLDPAELLARWRAGRAALDGALAAAAPDARFPWYGPPMKAASMASARLMETWAHGQDVADALGVRRVPTARLRHVARIGVRARDYAYAVRGLAAPAGEFRVELTAPGAPGAPGASAEVWTYGPEDAPQRVTGPALDFCLLVTQRAHRADLALTASGPEADRWLDIAQAFAGPAGPGRAPGESR from the coding sequence GTGCCCGATCCGTCCGCAGTCGCCGTTTTCGCCGATCTCCATGAGGAGGGCGCCGAACTCGACTCCCTGGTAGCGGAGTTGCCCGCCGCCGGCTGGGCGGGGCCCACGCCCGCGCCCGGCTGGAGCGTCGCCCACCAGATCGCCCACCTGCACTGGACCGACCGGGCCTCGCTGCTCGCCCTCACCGACGCCGTCGCGTTCGCGGTTCTGGTCGAGGAGGCCGCGAAGGCTCCCGACTCCTTCGTCGACGCGGGCGCCGAGGAGGGGGCCGTGCTGGACCCCGCCGAGCTGCTGGCCCGCTGGCGGGCCGGCCGCGCCGCCCTGGACGGGGCCCTCGCCGCGGCCGCGCCCGATGCCAGGTTCCCCTGGTACGGGCCGCCGATGAAGGCCGCGTCGATGGCGAGCGCCCGGCTGATGGAGACCTGGGCGCACGGCCAGGACGTGGCAGACGCACTCGGCGTGCGCCGCGTCCCGACGGCCCGGCTGCGGCACGTGGCGCGGATCGGGGTGCGGGCGCGCGACTACGCGTACGCGGTACGGGGCCTGGCGGCGCCCGCGGGGGAGTTCCGGGTGGAGCTGACGGCTCCGGGCGCTCCGGGCGCTCCGGGCGCCTCCGCCGAGGTGTGGACGTACGGCCCCGAGGACGCGCCGCAGCGGGTCACCGGCCCGGCACTGGACTTCTGCCTGCTGGTCACCCAACGCGCGCACCGCGCCGACCTGGCCCTGACGGCGTCCGGCCCCGAGGCCGACCGCTGGCTCGACATCGCCCAGGCCTTCGCGGGCCCCGCGGGCCCGGGGCGTGCGCCGGGGGAGTCCCGATGA
- a CDS encoding HAD family hydrolase, translated as MFDFSGTLFRVEPTEDWLRAVVADIGLDLPEAELTACAARLEEAGALPGGAPPRRLPSRLEARWRERDLSPEQHRAVYTALAREASLPSEELVDALYDRHFTPAAWRPYPDTASTLGALRERGVPVAVVSNIGWDLRPVFRAHGFDHLVDAYLLSFEHGVQKPGPGLFRAACDAIGRAPAEVLMVGDDDVADAGAAALGCRVVLVEHLPVGQRPSGLGRVLELL; from the coding sequence ATGTTCGACTTCTCCGGGACCCTCTTCCGCGTCGAGCCCACCGAGGACTGGCTGCGCGCCGTGGTGGCGGACATCGGACTCGACCTGCCCGAGGCCGAGCTCACGGCCTGTGCCGCCCGGCTGGAAGAGGCCGGCGCCCTGCCCGGCGGGGCACCGCCCCGGCGGCTGCCGTCCCGCCTGGAGGCGCGGTGGCGGGAGCGCGACCTGAGCCCCGAACAGCACCGGGCCGTCTACACCGCCCTCGCCCGGGAGGCCTCGCTGCCCTCGGAGGAGCTGGTCGACGCCCTGTACGACCGCCACTTCACCCCGGCGGCCTGGCGGCCCTACCCCGACACCGCGTCCACGCTCGGCGCCCTGCGCGAGCGGGGCGTCCCGGTCGCCGTCGTCAGCAACATCGGCTGGGACCTGCGCCCCGTCTTCCGCGCCCACGGCTTCGACCACCTCGTCGACGCCTACCTGCTCTCCTTCGAACACGGGGTCCAGAAGCCCGGTCCCGGGCTCTTCCGGGCCGCCTGCGACGCGATCGGCCGGGCGCCCGCGGAGGTGCTCATGGTCGGCGACGACGACGTCGCGGACGCGGGGGCCGCCGCGCTGGGATGCCGGGTCGTACTGGTCGAGCACCTGCCCGTCGGGCAGCGGCCGAGCGGACTGGGCAGGGTGCTGGAGCTGCTCTGA
- a CDS encoding helix-turn-helix transcriptional regulator, which produces MKSSRLLSILLLLQTRGRMTAAELAGELEVSVRTVYRDAEALAATGVPLYGDAGHSGGYQLLDGYRTRLTGLVPGEAEALFLTSMPGPAAELGLGRALSTAQLKLRAALPAELRAQADRMRLRFHLDAPGWYAEHEETPHLGRIADAVWRGRVIEVRYRRWKAPHEVHRHLAPYGLVLKAGRWYLVAGTAEPPEAVGSADSAGAGAAGPTRGAAAGGAAALSGPYTYRVDQVLSVRETGGECVLPEGFELAAHWRRTQAEFHERLHPEEAEVRVSARGAARLTGAQAKALVATGIPDPDLPGWTRAVLPIESQAHAEAQFLELGTEAEVLSPLPLRRRIGTAAATTAARYGALPAGAGQGPETLPAPAGTGFGTGTGTQA; this is translated from the coding sequence ATGAAGTCAAGCCGACTGCTCTCGATCCTGCTCCTGCTCCAGACCAGGGGCCGGATGACCGCCGCCGAGCTCGCCGGGGAGCTGGAGGTGTCGGTCCGTACGGTCTACCGCGACGCGGAGGCGCTGGCCGCCACCGGTGTCCCGCTGTACGGCGATGCCGGCCACAGCGGCGGCTACCAACTCCTCGACGGCTACCGCACCCGCCTCACCGGCCTGGTACCGGGCGAGGCCGAGGCCCTGTTCCTCACCTCGATGCCCGGTCCGGCCGCCGAACTCGGCCTCGGCCGGGCCCTGTCCACGGCCCAGCTGAAACTGCGCGCGGCCCTGCCCGCGGAACTGCGTGCGCAGGCCGACCGGATGCGGCTGCGGTTCCACCTGGACGCGCCCGGCTGGTACGCGGAGCACGAGGAGACCCCGCACCTGGGGCGGATCGCGGACGCGGTGTGGCGGGGGCGGGTGATCGAAGTCCGCTACCGCCGATGGAAGGCCCCCCACGAGGTGCACCGGCACCTGGCCCCCTACGGCCTGGTCCTGAAGGCGGGGCGCTGGTACCTGGTCGCGGGGACGGCGGAGCCGCCGGAGGCAGTGGGTTCGGCGGACTCTGCCGGAGCAGGGGCCGCGGGGCCTACGAGGGGCGCGGCGGCGGGTGGGGCGGCAGCGCTCTCCGGTCCGTACACCTACCGGGTCGACCAGGTCCTGTCGGTACGGGAGACGGGCGGGGAATGCGTACTCCCGGAGGGCTTCGAGCTGGCCGCCCACTGGCGGCGGACCCAGGCGGAGTTCCACGAGCGGCTGCACCCGGAGGAGGCAGAGGTACGGGTGTCCGCGCGCGGGGCGGCCCGGCTGACCGGCGCGCAGGCGAAGGCCCTGGTGGCCACCGGGATCCCGGACCCCGATCTGCCCGGGTGGACGCGGGCGGTACTGCCGATCGAGTCGCAGGCGCACGCGGAGGCCCAGTTCCTGGAGCTGGGCACCGAGGCGGAAGTGCTCTCCCCGCTCCCGCTGCGCCGCCGCATCGGCACGGCCGCCGCCACGACTGCGGCCCGGTACGGGGCGCTGCCGGCCGGGGCCGGGCAGGGCCCCGAGACGCTCCCGGCACCGGCCGGAACCGGATTCGGAACGGGAACGGGAACCCAGGCCTGA